CACTAAGCcggctaaatgtaaataaatgtaaatagaaaCGGCTATCGCTCACACTGGCTGTGTTGACTGTGGTAACAACAAATATGGTGTTGGGCTTGTACACGCCATCCAAGAACAAAACACGGAAATAACCAGAGGACAGAAGGACAtacacaaggaataaaacatgatgtggctgattactttccaataacagtacatcctgaagtgttttattcctcttacatcacagcaatttgtcaacaattatagCTGCATTGAATGTTattgagacaagttagttcctgttataacatCTATAAACATTCAATCCATTCTtaccttctgtttttttctctccctcttgaTTTGATAAGATAAAAAAGTATAGTTCGTCATGTGaatgagaaaccagaaagcataaactcctcttttctgaagactttcctatagtggaaaacttactgacaccCAAGACTCCATCTgtgcatgttaaataaacctcttcaTCATAATGATTATACATAATTGTACTTTTATTAGTACGCATTCATTATATGGAGCGTCCGCCGAATCCCAGTTGATGACTAGTTAGTAgagaaacaataatattttagaaCAATTAGATGAATGTAAgactgtgatttgaattacagcccgCACTACTGACAGAGCCATGCCGTTACAtaacatcaacaccttctgaccaatcagatttgagaattcaacagcgctagACTTCAGCAAGACTTCTACAAATATTTTCTAAGACAAGTCCTTATTGTAAACATATTCAAAATAGTCCTTGAAGCAAAGTTTCCATAACCATTTACTGTAACTTTTCTAACTTTCAGAGAAAGTCTAAAGTCTCAAATTTAGAAAAATGAGTGGAAGCACTTCCCATCCAAGGAGGGAGGTCAAGATCAAGGATGCTAAacgggtgtgtgagtgtgaacgAGGTATGCATGTGCTTGTTAAAACAGTTTGACTTTGTGTCTGCTGTGCACAAGCATGCTTTAATTCTGTGGCAGAACTGAATGCAGACTCTGTCAaggtgcgcacacacacacacacatgcacacacacacacaagtggtgTGAATTGAATTGTCAGTCATATTTTGTGCCTATAATTTCACCCTGTAAACACACTTCCATCCAGCTAACAAGCTGTTTTGATTGGAAGACAGTGCCAGTAGGTGACAGAAGGCGTAAGTCATGGAGAGTGATGTCACTCTTTTATTGCTCACCTGCTTTTTCTTATGTGTGAAGGACAAGTGTGACTTCATCAAAGCTTGTGTTAAATGGACTGGAGAGATTGTGTATATCTATTTGTTatctctcattcattcagtGTCCACAACCACTTACCACAAAACCACTACATCTGTGTGATTTAGGGCTTAGAGCTTTGACATACCAAGATGACTACTGTATTCTGGACACCACTGAGCATTGCTTGTAATTTGGGAAGTGTGTGCTCTACTTTTGATGTTAGACGGCCCTTTCCAGTGCCTGTTAGCCTGTTAGTAGCGTTTAAGTGTAGAGAGCAGAGTTTTCCAAAAGCATCGCaaagagtttgtgtgtgatatGACGCTTGCTCTACCATTTGACAATGAGCAAAGTGCTGCAATTCTTTTGGAAAATTCGACCAAGAACAGTAGAGTGCAAGAGAGAGGTCTCTGACTGGCTGTTATGCCGAGTGAATTAGAAGAAATTGGAAGTGGTAATGCAAGCAAACAACACTCTCAATGCAGCCGGTTGCATTTGCTATATACCTCTCTAAATTTTTCCAGTGAAATGGTTGTACAGACTGTTTAAACATATTCACAGTAGAAAGAAATGTTAGATAGGCTAGTTTCTTTGGCTCTGTCCCAAACAACATACTAATAGTCTAAATAGTAGGGCTAATAATCATAGTTTTTACATTATTGCAGCATGAATTTCCATGATGCATACTTCGTTGCGGGATGCCTTAAAAGTTGGAAAAGTTGCAAACAGAAGCCGTGTGTCTCTTAGAGTAGAACCACAGAGCGAAAACATGCTCATGTGAACAGCCAAAAACACTGTTATTCTTAGATGCTAGACTGAAAAAAATAGTTCTGTTAGGCCAAGTGTTGGAAAAACAGCAAGGAGAAGGAATTACTCTTTTAATCAAGATGTCTATCCTAGTCCCAAGTTTTGTGCAAAACATTTAGAGCAACGAAAGTTGGCTTTTAAATAATCACTTttataacattacatttttatcgTGACTGTTTTTCCACCACATATTTTTggtggctgaatctcaaatggtgTACACTACATGcagtgcactacatagagtGTACAAGACAATTATGTAGAGATAGAGGACATAAGTAATGAATAGGAAGTCATTTGGGATTGTTTGTTGGCTGGGCTAAAATATATACTGATAATGGTGCATATTGTCATAGGCCTAATATCTATGAAAATAGTTTCTGTTAATGTATGAaaacccatatatatatatatatatatatatatatatatatatatatatataatatccaATAACTATCACATATCACATTTTTGGTCCACATCATGCAGCCGTACTAAACAGTATGACAAAACTGCACACCACTACAGATACTAATACTCTTTTCTGTGATACTGGATCTTGTAATCACACTGTTTCATGTTACAGCCCTTAGAGATACTAACACATAAGTACAGTAAACTCATACTGCACATacgcacacaaatacaaatacctTTATCACAGAAAATCCTCTATAACCCACACAGTGCTCAACATAGCTGCAGGTGAAACAAGGCCATGACCGTATAAGCAAGCACAGTAGTATGAAAATGCATTGCAGGAGTTTcccagtaaaagaaaaaaggccaTTCTCTTTGTGCAGCTCAGAAGCGAGAGCGAGCCATCTGATCGCTGCTGCTCTCCTCTGTGTTGACAGCCAACTGCTCCCTTGTGTTGCCCTACAACAGTACTAAGCGATGTTCAGTTTAAACACACATGGTTTTAAAAAAGATGAGAAGCAGAGGGAGAACAATGATGTAAAACCAACACAGCAGTGTgaatgctacacacacactcacacacacacacacacacacacacacagagctgctgcttAGAGAGTACAGCATGCCCCAAATCCATGTGCCAAGCAGAATGCTATGTCTCCTATGAGCAAGCCTTCTCTGCTGAATCTAGGCTGAAGCAGGGCTGGTTTTACCTGTTTCTCTTTCCAATTGAAAGcagcttttttgttttccagacCTCATGCTGCTGCGCTTTGTAGAAAATTAAATCCCACGTTCCACCAGCCAGAAGACACTGATGCTGCCATTTACAATCAGTACACTGTCCACCAATCAAAAGGCGCCTCCGCTTGTGCTCGTCCTctccgcctctctctctctggctgttttCCAATCCTCTTTGAGATGTTGCTTTCATCAGCTTATCGTGAGAAATGTTACATGTGTGCCTGCGTGCATTACAGATTCAATCACTACAATTTACTTACAGAGCgaggaaaaggagagaaggCATCGAGAATTACAAGAGACAAAAATAGAGCATGAATGAAAATGTGCGCGATCTCAAGGCCTGCTTGAGCTACTTAAAAGCATAATTTAAccaaaaactacaaaaattgCTACTATAATTGCCctgaaaaattaaatgaaatggtTCCTATCACTCACTCAGAGGCTGCTGTTCGTCAGAACAGATTTACACTGCTGTTTTACATGATGGTGATAACTGTGGCCCGAAAACGAGCCTCTCTATTAGAACAGAGGCTACATTACTATTTCCAGCATCACACTATCATGTGTAATGTTTCGTAAGCATGTTTGTTTGCATTTCTTCATTCTGTCAGTTCATGCTCCAGCAGGTCACAGATCAGTCAATAATAATGAGGAGAAGTGCAAATTTGATACAAATTTGAGTTGAGTTAAATGTGTATTTGCATATGCAGATGGATTTCAAGAGGCGCTTATTCACTCCCTTTCTTTGTATCTCGTATTGCGTCTTGGTTTCCAAACACTCCCCCCACACCCATCCCCGCCTCCtctactgtgtgtttgtggaagtGCAGCCTCCTCAAATCCACACCGCATGCGGCGCCTTCTGGGATCATTTAGGTGTTCATTACTTTCATCTGTCTGTGAGTCGGTCTTTCTGAACCTCTCTCTTCCCCCGTCTTGATCTCTGAATTCCTTTTTAACTCTCTCCCGTCTGCCAGTATTTACAAGTATTATGGCCTAAGCAGCCTTTTGTCTCTTTTTGCAAGGGATCAAGATCCCCTTAACAACACAGTAATGGAGCCAGCAGGTGATCTAATTTGAGCTTGGTGACTACTACTCGTATGGACAGAAATCGAAAGCactcaaaattaaaatgcagtgtaaacacagcaaaaacattttatataactaCTAGGACCATCAAAGTTAAatgaattttaacaaaattaattgcattttttatgCTGTTAACGCAATTTCCTGGATCTTTAAACCACCCTTTCCAAGCTACTTGCTTGTATGATTGAATGATGGAGTAAACTGTCACTGGTCTTTTTAATGGAAACTACTGGATGTAAGTGAGTAGCCATAATTACCTCAGGGCTACAGCGCATTACACTGATGAAAAAAGCTCTGAGCGTAATGAAGACAGAAGAGTGGCACTATGCTGAAGCGAGCACCTAGCAATTTATGGCTGTAGCAAAGCAGTCTCGTTCTATCATGCGTCTCTATGGTAAAACTCACCTAACCATGACTTAACTGAATGCAGAAAAAAGTTATGTGTTGCAAATACAATGTAACAATATCCTTAGCATCAAATttgagcaaattaaaaaaaaaaactaataaaccTATATTCAAACCTATATGTTAAGCAAACCTATACATTAAAGCTATATAACAACACAAAATATTGTAACTAAGCTAGGAATTctaaaattaatcattttgcAACCCTAGTAAACGTGTTGTACAACAAGCTGTAAAACTTTTTTACTTCAGCTTTTCTTTGGTCAAAATTTGATGCATATTCAATGCAAATGAGTGTATCTGATTTACATGGCTTACCCAATGGTAAGAAAACTTGAGTACAAAGAGACACTGACtgtgacaacacacacacacacacacacacacacatacaggtacACTCACTAACAATTTCTGAGGGTAAGCCTGATTTGGGTGTGtcagttttgtgtttgttcaaGTGCAAACTGGTGTGCTCCCTACGCAAAGTGGAAAAGCTCACCACCAAGGAGCCACAGCTAAGCACTGGTAGAGATGACAGGCagtgaggtgtttttttttcctttttgtttatCCTGCTGTCTGAGGCTACAACACCTGCAGCCCAATTTCCACTACTGCTATCATAACAAATTTAATCACAGAATAATTACAGAGAATCCACATTTAATATTCACGCCACTTAGATTTGCCATTTAGGTGCAGGGCCCAGAGACTAAAAGAAGAACAATTCTTTTGCACACAACAATTATATTTGTGCGTTCTAGAGACATGCGGAAAGTATTAGGATAATTACCATAAAATACATTAGAATAAAAGTCATGAGTCTCAGTATCCCATTCCCAGGTACTCCTGACTGTGTAATTTTAaactgattgattttttttgcttttcaatAAACTACTAAAAATGGACTAGGAAAATCTTTACACTTTTGCCCTCACAAAGAATGCAAAGATCTATGAATGTGCTTGACATGCAAACTGGAAACGTCTCCATGTGTTCAATGTGCACACTGGGGAAATCTGATCCTCTATGTCTTAACCTCAGACTGACTCGGAGTCTGTAGTGGAGACATATGTTCACCAAAATTGGGGAATTGTTGACCTTAAATTCAGCTGTTGTACTTTAGGTAGCTTTAACACATAACTAGCTGGCTTGTTAACTGCTAGCAAGCTAGCGCTATTTGTCACGGGTAGAAAGATTTCAGTCAGATTTCAGTATCGGAGTCTTAATCTTGAGTGTCATGTTCTCGATTGCCAAACTTGTTGAAATATATCCAAATGATCCAGGTTTTGTTCACCATTAAcattagctatgttagctaCAGGGCAAGCTTATCACTCCATGTCTGTGGCTAAAAAGTGTCCAGTTACCATATCAGCACCTAATAATTTGTGCGTCGCATATGAGTAATTCAAAACTCAAATAACTTTGTGTAGAAGTGCTGGAAAAGTATCTGTTTAAAAAGTCTAATAATGTTAATTCAAAGCTtttataaaataacatcataatataaaaatggtgtttttgactttaagaaaaaaaagagactgaaGTTAAAGCATAAAAGATGTTTTAACTTCCTACAAAGCTAAAATGTCAAATATATCATTTTCCAAACTCCCATGTGCACAATGATAGCTggaactcaaacacacacctgcactgGGTTAAATTAATGACCTCTTAAATGTCTCGTGTGCAAGGGATACGGCCGAGCTACAATTACCTATCTGAATCTGGAAAgctgcccctctctctctctctctctctctctctctctctctctctctctctctctctctctccccctcacacacgctctctcgttctctctatgtgtgtgtgtgtgtgtgtgtgtgtgtgtgtcgttgaGCGGAGTCATGGGGCAAGGTTACCTGAAAGACCACACATTCACAAGACCAGAGCATTctaacctacacacacacacacacgcacactcacacacacacacacaaagaacagTAGAGACCTTTCTGAAGCCAGTTAACAGGGACTTCTTtcttgtctgtgtctgtcttctTTCACCAGACAGAGAAAGTCAGTGGAagacacaagagagagagagagagagagagagagagagagtgagagagagagaggaaacatcTCAGGTGTCGTACAACAGGATCTGAAATCAAATACGATCAGAAAGACCACTCTGCAGCTTAACATGCAATTTCAGGGATCATTCACTACAAGGGCATGGCATTCTCCCGACTACAAGCTGTTCACTGGTTAACTCTTTtaggtcttttttttaactttatgctTTGTAAATCATCACTCATACCCAGTTCCAATTAGGTTTTAGAGCTGTCTTATTTAACCTATTTGACACATATCCAATTAATTCACAGACATGATCAACTGCAGAAATCCAGAAACATGAGGCTCTTAATTTATCCCTGAAAAAGTAATGTCCTCCTCACAAACAAGGCATTTATAAACCAAGGCTCCACTTCCAAGAACTTAATCCTATAATTAGAGCAAGATAATTATATGTAGGTTCATTTCAGATAGATTTAATCAAGTAAATTTTTAGGCATGAGTaaggagagggagagtgtgtgaataataGTGAGCgtgagagaaggagagtgagagaaattAACTCCCTTTTAGCATCAACGCAAATGTCAACATAAGAGAAGTCCAATTTCACAGACAAAAGCAAGCAGAGAACATACAGGGCTCCCAGCAGTCGATCGCTAAAATTAAATTCTAATGACTTCTCCTTACAATGAATTAGATATAGACTATTATTCTTTGCAGCAAACTTAATGGGTTTTGCAGGGGCACATTGGCTAGTCCTGATAATGTTCAGTAAAATATCAAGGGAGCCCCTGTTAAATTGTCAGCAGGGATAACTCACGAAACAGAGCTGGACTTGATAGCGCCTCGTGCTTAAGAAGCAGTAATTGCATACTGCTATGACGGCTTGCGCTGCACACCTTATGAGAAAAGTCGGCCGTGCATTAACGTCCTCGACAAAACAGACGCACGCAAAAACCACTGCAgtgcacaaataaataattatatctaAGCAGAGTATGCGGACACACAATACATGTGCTATGGCACCAAATAGAGTGCGTGGTTAATTATGTATGAGACATCTGTAAGAAACATAAGCAATGAATTGCATTCCTCTCACAAGCGAGCACTCACGCCTCTACACGGTACATTAAAggctgagagagggagagagatagatagatagagagagagagagatgaaggacTAAAAGTGATTTGTTGATGGATGGGGAAACCACAAAGAAAGATAGCAAGAAGCAGCAAAGAGTAATCTGGGCAAGGACACAGCAGAAATGTGAGGATGAGAGCAAAGCAGAGCCTCAAAGGGAGAAAGACAGGTGAAGATGGTTGAATAATAGAAGCAAATACAGATAGAGAATGAGAAGGGATCAGGGGTTGAATGAGAAAACCTGGGAATCTGTGCAAGAAGAAAAATACTGTGAAACAGAGAAGAAACATTGAAGGTAGTGTGCAGGAGGGAACTTGGAAAACAGAAAGATTTGTCTTGTTCTAGGAGAGAAGTATTTACGAATGCAAGAACAGTTGCTTGTTACACCGTGTCGATGTAAgtgaattattaataatgtatcAGGCTGCCACGGAAAACACATGAAACAACAGAccaagctttctttctttctttctttccattaaGTACAAAATAAAGGGCTGACTTCATCATGTATTTACCTCGTTTTCTTCCTCTCTGCTCCAGCGGAGAGAGAACAATAACAACATGAACTGATTAATTCACACACACGACTCAGAATATGAATTCCTTGTTAAGTCTGCAGAGCTAAaaagtattttacattttaaatggcaGTATAAAAAGACagtgaaaaagagaaggagTGAAATTGAAATGGGATGAGGTAGataagaaaggaagagaaattGGAAATGGGATGGcaagaaggacagagagagaaatggggaTTTCACGGCTGAGTCGGTGAATTGATCCAGACATACAAGTGCACAGGAATGTTAAATGTAACCTCTTGCCCACCTGTTCCCACTCAGCTTCAAGGAGCAATATAAAACACGACACCGTCACTAACATTCCACCATTTTCAATCTCTACACCCCCCTCCCACCAACCACCCTCAAAGCCCTACCCATCCACCCACCCTCCTTCACCACACTCCTTTCTCTTATCTCACGTTCTGTGTCCCAGAAATCAGTGGCTGGAATTTCTTAACCTGGCATTAAGAAGTGTTAGCGCCAGCTGCAGGCCCACTGCTGTGACAAAATAGCTGCAAACCAGAGCCATATGTGATCCCATCCActcctctgacacacacacacacacacacacacatggacagaggtcacacacactgacacctcAGCTGCACTGTGAACACAGCCTCAATGGAGCACCACATATCCGCAGCAAGGGTTCAACACAGCTGGCTCGGACGTCCCTGACTACTCTAGGCCCTGATGCCATTTTTCCAATTACACTTAATGTCATTATTAACTGATCGATTCAGAGAAATAGACACATAAAATACATACGTATAACTAGCATGACGCTAGAACATTGGATCCTGACTACTAAAACAATCATTCCTACAAagaaatatgacttaaaaaatgaaagacatGTAACTACTGTTGTAGGGTAATGAGTTAAGATTAAGGTTCTTACCTGCTTGTTGTACTTGTTCAGGGTTTGGCTGCTGTACTCAGAGCAGTGGTCAGATCCAATGGATATGTTATCTCCGGTGCCCACAAAGGTGTTGGCCGGTGGCAGATCCTGAACAGCCTGGTGCTTTTTCCCTGCTGTGGGTGACTGTGGATGAAGCTGAACAGTAGGTAGAGGTGAGCTGGACTTGTAGTGGCGGGCAAGGTCTGGGCTTCCAGGCCCACCATTAACAGAGCGATAACGCCCCATTCCAGGGCTGTCAGAGAGTTTCTCATTGACGCCATCGTAGCGCTGTCCGTTAGGCTTCGATGCCTCGACTGTGACAATACTGCTGTACAGAGGCTGCTTAGACTTCCTTTTGTTCTTGTCTTTTTTGGGTTTCTTGTTCTTGTCATGCTGCTGTGGGGTGAAGAAGTCCTCATGGTCTTTCTTACCAGCCTCATACCCGTTCTTGTTCTTGGGCCTGCAGTAGCGGGCCATGACCACAATGAGGATGATGAGAATGACGGTCATGATGCCAGACACCACTCCGATAGCAATGCTTAAACGCTGCTTGCCCAGGTCATAGTTGGGGTCTCCGGCAATGTCGGCATTAAGGGGCGTACCGAGGCTCTTGGCGATTTTGGCTTCGACTATGGTGGAGTTGGAGAGTGTTTCATTGACATAGACATGCACTAGTGTGGTGGTGCTCTGTGACGGAACGCCACTGTCGTTAACTTGCACTACCAGGCGGTGAAGGCCGTAGTGTTTCTGTTCTAGCTTACTAACTAACGAAATAACGCCAGTGGCAGGGTCAATCTCAAATAACTTGAAGGGGTTGCCTCCTACTATGCTGTACCTGAGGTCAGCGTTGACGCCTGTGTCAGTGTCGGTAGCTATGACTGTCCGGACGACTGTTCTCAAATTGCTGGATGGAGGTAACAGAGTATAGGAGCTGTTAAGGGGAAAAGTGACTGTTGGTGGGTTATCATTTTTGTCCATGACAAAAAGCGAGACGGTGGCCGTGGCTGATCGAGATGGGTCCCCACCATCAACAGCCTTAACACGGAATGAGTAGGTGGTTTTCTGTTCACGGTCAAATGATACGGTAGAAAAGATGGTTCCTGTGTTGTTCTCAATGGAGAAAatatcttcctcttcctcaatGTAGAGGCTCATCTCAGCATTATGTCCCTTGTCTGCATCCATTACTGTTACCATGCCTACGGGGCTGTTGGGTTGCAGGTTCTCCTCTAAATAGAAAGTAAAAACATCCTGCATAAACTTTGGTTCGTTGTCATTCTTGTCTGCCACCAGTACCACCACTGTAGCTGAGCCCTGTAAAACAGGCACACCTTTGTCTTTGGCGATTACTTTGAATTCATAGCGCTCTGTTTGCTCTCTATCAAGTATTGTGTTAACACGAATGTCACCACTGTCTGGGTCAATGGAAAATATTCCATTCACAGAGGAGTCTAGTGAGTATGAGATTTCTGCATTTTTACCACTGTCTGCATCCAAGGCCACTACAGTCAGTACACGTTCACCAGGAGCATTGTTCTCTGGAAATGAGACTTCCATTGTGCTTTTGCTAAAGATAGGTGGATTGTCATTCATGTCCCCAACTTTCACGATTAATGAGTTGTTTGCAGACAGACTGGGGCTGCCTGAATCCACAGCGACTATCACGACGTTGTACTCCTGCACGGCTTCGTAGTCAAGTGGAGCTGACGTGTGcagaaaatatttctttttgttcatGTCACCCTCTATCTCACTCGCAGGCTTCAGTTGGAAGGGCACATCACCAACCACGGTGCATGTCACAACACCGTTCGGTCCCTTGTCACGATCAGACACTTGCACTAGTGCAATAGGTGTGTCTACCACCACGTCCTCCGCCACATTCGCCACACCGTCTCTCAGGTAAATGCGTCCAATTTTTCTTATGTCGATATTCGGGACGTTGTCGTTTTCATCCTTGATATTGATAATCATCGTTGCCTTGTCTGTCTTGGGAGGCTGACCACGGTCTCGGGCCATGACCGTGAACCGCAGCTGACTTACTTCCTCACGATCAATCCTGTGTAATACACTAAGCCAGCCTGTGCTCTCGTCTAACCGCAGCAGTCGCCGCACTGATTCAGTGGCTGCCCCGAAAACATATTCAATCTGGCCATTAACCCCAACATCAGCATCCACTGCCTTAAGCTGGAGGATGGGGGCGCCAGGGGAGCTGTTCTCAGGTAGGTCTGCCTCATACACGCTCTTCTCAAAACGCGGGCTGTTGTCATTCACATCTGTAATCATCACTCTGAGGATGGCTTGAGAGGAGCGCGGGGGGTCGCCGCCGTCCCTGACGCGCAGAGTCAGCTCATAGGAGTCGCGCTGCTCTCTGTCCAGTGCGCCTTTAATGATCAGCTGCGGCTGCTTCTCTCCGTCTGTGGTATCAGCGACCTGAAGTTCAAACACGCTACTCCGACTCGCGCCGTCGTCAAATCTTCTTTTGCCCATGTGAGAGTCGATACTGGCGGAGCCTCCAGAGCCTATCCGGCGCACGGAGCTCTCTCCGCTGTCCTGAATCAACTCGTACCTCTCTATCCCGTTTCTGCCGAAATCCCTGTCAGTGGCTGTGGGCAAGAGATAAAGCGTGCCGATCGGCCTGTTTTCCTCCACGGACAGAGTGAGCACAGGCGACGGGAAAGACGGCGTGTTGTCGTTTATGTCCAGAATGATGACCTTGCCCTCGAACAGGTCTACCCAGCTCTGCGCGGGCCCGATCACGGACACCTCGAAGTCTATAAAGCACTCATTCTCGTCGAAGATCATCTGGCACTGCTGCAGCTTCTCGCGGTCAATGCGCCGCTCGTTGGTGCTCAAGTCACCGGTGATGTTGTCGATCTTGAAGAACTCAGAGCCAGACTCAAGGGTGAAAGTCACATCCCCGGAGCCGGCAACGATGCCGAGGTCGGCAGCCACGTTCCCCACGCGCACATCGGCGGGACCCTCCTCAGCCAGGCGGTAGCGCAGCACTTGCTTGGCCGCGGGCTGAgtcagcagctgcagcagcacaaagcaGTAGCACAGGCAGTCTGTCGCGCCGGTATTCCTCATCGCGCTCGCTCTCTAATCACCggtttcaggggaaaaaaaatgtaaagttatttTCATCAACAGTTTGCTGAAACGATGAAGCGTTTTCCCTTTCCGCCAGTTTTCTCAGCGCGCGCTCCAACTACACTGGATTTGTGCTGGAGAACAATCTCTCCTCCTTTCCCCCAAATATATATTCtcttcactctttctttttctcaccaTGAATGCTTCCAGAAATCTGAACCCCGCACAGTCCTGCAATTAAACGCATTCAAGGCTCATAGTGGCATTCACGCAGTACAGAATGAAACGCGCCTGTAGTTTACTctgtaacagaaaaaaaatacctcAGACATTTCAATCCATTCTAACTCGggataaaaaaatgatttaaaaatcccGTCTTCTTGAATCGCACATATTTCCAATAAAATCGCCTGAACTTTACCGCTCCGGTTGCTTGCGCGCGCACGCACGAGCTCTCCGTCTGTTTGTGTCAGTGGCACAGCAGAGTTTTAAAAGCAAGCTCTGCAGTCTCGAGGACGCTGAAACGGAGCAGGGGGGAAAAATGCGAGAAAC
This genomic interval from Pangasianodon hypophthalmus isolate fPanHyp1 chromosome 4, fPanHyp1.pri, whole genome shotgun sequence contains the following:
- the pcdh7b gene encoding protocadherin-7b isoform X2, encoding MRNTGATDCLCYCFVLLQLLTQPAAKQVLRYRLAEEGPADVRVGNVAADLGIVAGSGDVTFTLESGSEFFKIDNITGDLSTNERRIDREKLQQCQMIFDENECFIDFEVSVIGPAQSWVDLFEGKVIILDINDNTPSFPSPVLTLSVEENRPIGTLYLLPTATDRDFGRNGIERYELIQDSGESSVRRIGSGGSASIDSHMGKRRFDDGASRSSVFELQVADTTDGEKQPQLIIKGALDREQRDSYELTLRVRDGGDPPRSSQAILRVMITDVNDNSPRFEKSVYEADLPENSSPGAPILQLKAVDADVGVNGQIEYVFGAATESVRRLLRLDESTGWLSVLHRIDREEVSQLRFTVMARDRGQPPKTDKATMIINIKDENDNVPNIDIRKIGRIYLRDGVANVAEDVVVDTPIALVQVSDRDKGPNGVVTCTVVGDVPFQLKPASEIEGDMNKKKYFLHTSAPLDYEAVQEYNVVIVAVDSGSPSLSANNSLIVKVGDMNDNPPIFSKSTMEVSFPENNAPGERVLTVVALDADSGKNAEISYSLDSSVNGIFSIDPDSGDIRVNTILDREQTERYEFKVIAKDKGVPVLQGSATVVVLVADKNDNEPKFMQDVFTFYLEENLQPNSPVGMVTVMDADKGHNAEMSLYIEEEEDIFSIENNTGTIFSTVSFDREQKTTYSFRVKAVDGGDPSRSATATVSLFVMDKNDNPPTVTFPLNSSYTLLPPSSNLRTVVRTVIATDTDTGVNADLRYSIVGGNPFKLFEIDPATGVISLVSKLEQKHYGLHRLVVQVNDSGVPSQSTTTLVHVYVNETLSNSTIVEAKIAKSLGTPLNADIAGDPNYDLGKQRLSIAIGVVSGIMTVILIILIVVMARYCRPKNKNGYEAGKKDHEDFFTPQQHDKNKKPKKDKNKRKSKQPLYSSIVTVEASKPNGQRYDGVNEKLSDSPGMGRYRSVNGGPGSPDLARHYKSSSPLPTVQLHPQSPTAGKKHQAVQDLPPANTFVGTGDNISIGSDHCSEYSSQTLNKYNKQPFRRVTFSVVSQPQDPHQGSLQSCYDSGLDESETPSSKSSTGPRLGALPLPEDAYERTTPDGSVDSRPLPDVAMTGKCTRECDEYGHSDACWMPVRTSPERRPKATPPKLSTFNSSSAACSGAEPATSSDPLAVANGEPSHLLGDRNRNLLNKKMASSSSSSSAYDAFGSAAFSASDETSRPVEEIPLAPTGEYKPTQCGTLTRHEVYL
- the pcdh7b gene encoding protocadherin-7b isoform X6, with amino-acid sequence MRNTGATDCLCYCFVLLQLLTQPAAKQVLRYRLAEEGPADVRVGNVAADLGIVAGSGDVTFTLESGSEFFKIDNITGDLSTNERRIDREKLQQCQMIFDENECFIDFEVSVIGPAQSWVDLFEGKVIILDINDNTPSFPSPVLTLSVEENRPIGTLYLLPTATDRDFGRNGIERYELIQDSGESSVRRIGSGGSASIDSHMGKRRFDDGASRSSVFELQVADTTDGEKQPQLIIKGALDREQRDSYELTLRVRDGGDPPRSSQAILRVMITDVNDNSPRFEKSVYEADLPENSSPGAPILQLKAVDADVGVNGQIEYVFGAATESVRRLLRLDESTGWLSVLHRIDREEVSQLRFTVMARDRGQPPKTDKATMIINIKDENDNVPNIDIRKIGRIYLRDGVANVAEDVVVDTPIALVQVSDRDKGPNGVVTCTVVGDVPFQLKPASEIEGDMNKKKYFLHTSAPLDYEAVQEYNVVIVAVDSGSPSLSANNSLIVKVGDMNDNPPIFSKSTMEVSFPENNAPGERVLTVVALDADSGKNAEISYSLDSSVNGIFSIDPDSGDIRVNTILDREQTERYEFKVIAKDKGVPVLQGSATVVVLVADKNDNEPKFMQDVFTFYLEENLQPNSPVGMVTVMDADKGHNAEMSLYIEEEEDIFSIENNTGTIFSTVSFDREQKTTYSFRVKAVDGGDPSRSATATVSLFVMDKNDNPPTVTFPLNSSYTLLPPSSNLRTVVRTVIATDTDTGVNADLRYSIVGGNPFKLFEIDPATGVISLVSKLEQKHYGLHRLVVQVNDSGVPSQSTTTLVHVYVNETLSNSTIVEAKIAKSLGTPLNADIAGDPNYDLGKQRLSIAIGVVSGIMTVILIILIVVMARYCRPKNKNGYEAGKKDHEDFFTPQQHDKNKKPKKDKNKRKSKQPLYSSIVTVEASKPNGQRYDGVNEKLSDSPGMGRYRSVNGGPGSPDLARHYKSSSPLPTVQLHPQSPTAGKKHQAVQDLPPANTFVGTGDNISIGSDHCSEYSSQTLNKYNKQTLGPCRM